The proteins below come from a single Oerskovia jenensis genomic window:
- a CDS encoding isochorismate synthase, whose amino-acid sequence MTEHSHLPAGPDDLGAPPAGSPRTASTGSPAVPRLVVRTTWLPDGLPDDLTALTDLLPDARPLAWVRRGDGIVGWGEALRLEAWGPGRFADAEAAWREVLGAAVVHDDVSLPGSGLVAFGSFAFDDTSGTTGDARPGGTIVVPRVVVGRRGGPHGTAWVTSIAEGDTLPDDVASALDPAHRTPVAGPGRVTTVDGSLSADDWTAVVAEGVERIRRGDLEKVVLARDVVATAERPVDPRWMLGRLAVAYDACWTFSVDGMVGATPELLVRSEKGLVTSRVLAGTIRRSGGAEADDDSLLRAAHLARSSKDLEEHEYAVASVADALAPFCSSMNVPDAPFVLHLPNVLHLASDVTGVLATGTPDAPAPTSLALAAALHPSAAVCGTPTLAARDLIREIEGMDRARYAAPVGWFGADGDGEWGIALRSAELSSRDPHHVRLFAGCGIVAASDPTAELAESEAKLEPMRFALGE is encoded by the coding sequence GTCCCCCGCCTCGTCGTGCGCACGACCTGGTTGCCCGACGGGCTGCCGGACGACCTCACGGCCCTGACCGACCTCCTGCCCGACGCCCGGCCGCTCGCCTGGGTGCGCCGCGGTGACGGCATCGTCGGGTGGGGCGAGGCCCTACGCCTCGAGGCGTGGGGTCCGGGCCGCTTCGCGGACGCCGAGGCGGCGTGGCGGGAGGTCCTGGGCGCGGCCGTCGTGCACGACGACGTGTCGCTGCCCGGCAGCGGGCTCGTCGCGTTCGGGTCGTTCGCGTTCGACGACACGTCCGGGACCACGGGAGACGCCCGACCGGGCGGGACGATCGTGGTGCCGCGCGTCGTCGTCGGGCGTCGGGGTGGCCCCCACGGCACCGCGTGGGTCACCAGCATCGCGGAGGGCGACACCCTGCCCGACGACGTCGCGTCGGCCCTCGACCCGGCGCACCGCACCCCCGTGGCCGGGCCGGGCCGGGTGACCACGGTCGACGGCTCGCTCAGCGCCGACGACTGGACCGCGGTCGTGGCCGAGGGCGTGGAGCGGATCCGACGCGGCGACCTCGAGAAGGTCGTGCTCGCGCGCGACGTGGTCGCGACGGCAGAGCGCCCCGTGGACCCCCGGTGGATGCTCGGACGCCTCGCGGTGGCCTACGACGCGTGCTGGACGTTCTCGGTCGACGGCATGGTCGGCGCCACCCCCGAGCTGCTCGTGCGCAGCGAGAAGGGGCTCGTGACCTCGCGCGTGCTGGCCGGGACGATCCGCCGGTCGGGCGGCGCCGAGGCCGACGACGACTCGCTGCTGCGCGCCGCGCACCTGGCCCGCTCGTCGAAGGACCTCGAGGAGCACGAGTACGCGGTCGCGTCGGTCGCCGACGCGCTCGCCCCCTTCTGCTCGTCCATGAACGTCCCCGACGCACCGTTCGTGCTGCACCTGCCCAACGTGCTGCACCTGGCCTCCGACGTCACCGGTGTGCTCGCCACGGGCACACCCGACGCCCCGGCCCCCACGAGCCTGGCCCTCGCGGCCGCGCTGCACCCCTCGGCCGCGGTGTGCGGGACGCCGACGCTCGCGGCCCGCGACCTGATCCGGGAGATCGAGGGCATGGACCGGGCCCGCTACGCCGCGCCCGTGGGGTGGTTCGGCGCGGACGGCGACGGCGAGTGGGGCATCGCGCTGCGCTCGGCCGAGCTGTCCTCCCGGGACCCGCACCACGTGCGCCTCTTCGCGGGCTGCGGCATCGTGGCGGCCTCGGACCCGACGGCCGAGCTCGCGGAGTCCGAGGCCAAGCTCGAACCCATGCGGTTCGCGCTCGGGGAGTGA
- a CDS encoding GNAT family N-acetyltransferase produces MTLAPTQSDVTVRRATTADREDLWLLVVRLQPDAPDRATHDRVVGPLLRALDTLLLVAEDGSGVVGYLLASQRLTFTANGAVVEIDEIAVDPAADPETVATHLVAAVEAWGQEFRATRVTLADVLPREVADGLGYTTTEVRSTKTLALLDTDPVLTSPWDGPAVPAQPTPDDEALPVRDQ; encoded by the coding sequence ATGACTCTGGCCCCCACGCAAAGCGACGTCACCGTACGTCGCGCCACGACCGCAGACCGCGAGGACCTCTGGCTCCTCGTCGTCCGCCTCCAGCCGGACGCACCGGACCGGGCCACCCACGACCGCGTCGTCGGGCCGCTCCTGCGGGCCCTCGACACCCTGCTCCTGGTCGCCGAGGACGGCTCCGGGGTCGTCGGCTACCTCCTGGCCAGCCAGCGCCTGACCTTCACGGCCAACGGAGCGGTCGTCGAGATCGACGAGATCGCGGTGGACCCCGCTGCGGACCCCGAGACCGTCGCGACCCACCTCGTCGCGGCCGTCGAGGCCTGGGGCCAGGAGTTCCGCGCGACGCGGGTCACGCTCGCCGACGTCCTGCCCCGCGAGGTCGCCGACGGCCTCGGGTACACGACGACCGAGGTCCGCTCGACCAAGACCCTGGCGCTGCTCGACACCGACCCCGTCCTCACCTCGCCGTGGGACGGGCCGGCCGTGCCCGCCCAGCCGACGCCCGACGACGAGGCGCTCCCGGTCCGCGACCAGTAG
- a CDS encoding S1C family serine protease, whose product MTENTPQVPEHQAPRDGDTQRIEAQPTQQLPVTPTGPTTPAAPQAPAQQHFAAPHAAPVPAPPAQHAPYAAQPPYAAHAPYAAQGQHGAPTSTPYSAAGMPPAPHGPEQAPVATTRSKTWIPVVGAAAAAAILASAGTAGVLGLLDGNGSTPSSLASVGETTENSTVPVADSTSENPDWQAVTSAVAPSVVSIQVTTAEGGAEGSGVVIDTEGHVLTNNHVVEGAQDDTVQVTLSDGRLYQAKIVGLDPTTDLAVVELVDPPSNLTPATFGDSDDVTVGESVLAVGNPLGLANTATTGIVSALDRPVAASGSDGGSTVVTNAIQIDAAINPGNSGGPLFNAQGEVIGITSSIATTSNQSGSIGLGFAIPVNLAKNISGQLIENGTAEHAFLGVSMTDATATADGVTRRGAEVKSVQDGSPAAEAGIKTGDVIVAIDGNPVSGAESLTGFVRERATGDVAKVTVVRDGKTVEVDVTLAAKPTDTSTDGQSGSGQQGSGSDQGGSGQQAPGSGQDGSGQGQPDQTNPNNLPNPFDWFNGQG is encoded by the coding sequence ATGACCGAGAACACCCCGCAGGTCCCCGAGCACCAGGCTCCCCGCGACGGCGACACCCAGCGCATCGAGGCGCAGCCCACGCAGCAGCTCCCCGTCACCCCGACGGGCCCGACCACCCCGGCGGCCCCGCAGGCCCCCGCGCAGCAGCACTTCGCGGCCCCGCACGCGGCCCCCGTGCCCGCGCCGCCGGCGCAGCACGCGCCCTACGCCGCGCAGCCGCCGTACGCCGCGCACGCCCCGTACGCCGCGCAGGGGCAGCACGGCGCCCCGACGAGCACCCCGTACTCCGCGGCCGGCATGCCGCCCGCACCGCACGGCCCCGAGCAGGCTCCGGTCGCGACCACGCGCAGCAAGACCTGGATCCCCGTGGTCGGCGCGGCCGCCGCGGCCGCGATCCTCGCGAGCGCCGGCACCGCAGGGGTCCTCGGGCTCCTCGACGGCAACGGCTCGACGCCCAGCTCGCTGGCGTCGGTCGGTGAGACCACGGAGAACTCGACGGTCCCCGTCGCCGACTCGACGTCCGAGAACCCGGACTGGCAGGCCGTGACGAGCGCGGTCGCGCCGTCGGTCGTCTCGATCCAGGTCACCACGGCCGAGGGTGGAGCCGAGGGGTCGGGCGTCGTGATCGACACCGAGGGGCACGTCCTGACGAACAACCACGTCGTCGAGGGCGCCCAGGACGACACCGTCCAGGTCACCCTGAGCGACGGGCGCCTGTACCAGGCGAAGATCGTCGGGCTGGACCCGACGACGGACCTCGCGGTCGTCGAGCTGGTCGACCCGCCGAGCAACCTCACGCCCGCGACGTTCGGCGACTCCGACGACGTCACGGTCGGCGAGTCCGTCCTGGCGGTGGGCAACCCGCTCGGGCTGGCCAACACGGCCACGACCGGCATCGTGTCCGCGCTCGACCGCCCGGTCGCGGCGTCGGGCTCCGACGGCGGCAGCACCGTGGTCACGAACGCGATCCAGATCGACGCCGCGATCAACCCGGGCAACTCGGGCGGTCCGCTGTTCAACGCGCAGGGCGAGGTCATCGGCATCACCTCGTCGATCGCGACCACGTCGAACCAGTCCGGCTCGATCGGCCTGGGCTTCGCCATCCCGGTGAACCTCGCCAAGAACATCAGCGGGCAGCTCATCGAGAACGGCACGGCCGAGCACGCCTTCCTGGGCGTGAGCATGACGGACGCGACGGCCACGGCCGACGGCGTCACGCGTCGCGGTGCCGAGGTCAAGAGCGTCCAGGACGGCTCCCCGGCCGCCGAGGCGGGCATCAAGACCGGTGACGTGATCGTCGCGATCGACGGCAACCCCGTGAGCGGTGCCGAGTCGCTGACCGGGTTCGTGCGCGAGCGTGCGACCGGTGACGTCGCCAAGGTCACGGTGGTCCGCGACGGCAAGACGGTCGAGGTCGACGTGACGCTCGCCGCCAAGCCGACCGACACGAGCACGGACGGCCAGAGCGGCTCGGGCCAGCAGGGCTCGGGCTCCGACCAGGGTGGGTCCGGCCAGCAGGCGCCGGGCAGCGGCCAGGACGGCTCCGGTCAGGGCCAGCCCGACCAGACGAACCCCAACAACCTGCCCAACCCCTTCGACTGGTTCAACGGTCAGGGCTGA